Proteins from a single region of Candidatus Wallbacteria bacterium:
- a CDS encoding amidohydrolase family protein, with the protein MSRKFRLLTILIFFLVLLFYIFSGKKKVEKFDAGTLAGEVVIFRGEIVNPDQVIENGAVVVNGRKIAWAGRMENLNPGGRQVLDTGACIYPGFIDSHNHLMYNFLPRWKPGKIFKNRYDWQDEKDYRNSSKKRAAIIKGHKFDLMISKYGEIKEMISGATMVQGTIMQKGVQTLVRNLESYNLCKQDSIGTSIFPLEPREKKRLPKIIANLESGRETCHLVHAGEGVDDSSRQELYDLRDAGLLRKELVIIHGTAFGPAEFKLMADAGVNLVWSPRSNLELYNTATRADQADKAGITLALAPDWSVTGSDNILEELHCAAKVNTELFQNYFKPRDLFRMITINPARMFGFGEYLGSLEAGKEADLAIIRSIQKDPYQNLLSAEITDVLLVVIHGEPYYGLSEWMEKLGKTADYETLEVRNNTRAMDITEKIDVPEAGMKLIELNTNLKSVIPDLNPLAEGVLLPLSQTLAISTIEALDTVSVILDTEEADALSDE; encoded by the coding sequence ATGTCACGGAAATTCCGATTACTGACAATTCTGATCTTTTTTTTAGTACTGCTGTTTTACATTTTTTCAGGAAAGAAAAAAGTTGAAAAGTTCGATGCCGGAACCCTGGCTGGTGAAGTAGTTATTTTCAGGGGAGAGATTGTCAACCCGGATCAGGTAATTGAAAACGGAGCCGTTGTAGTCAATGGCAGAAAAATAGCCTGGGCAGGGCGGATGGAAAACCTGAATCCGGGCGGCCGGCAGGTTCTGGATACCGGTGCCTGCATCTACCCTGGTTTCATTGACAGCCATAACCACCTGATGTACAACTTCCTCCCCCGCTGGAAACCGGGAAAGATCTTCAAGAATCGTTATGATTGGCAGGATGAGAAGGACTACAGAAATTCCTCGAAAAAACGGGCTGCAATCATCAAGGGCCATAAATTCGATCTGATGATCTCGAAATATGGTGAAATCAAGGAAATGATTTCAGGAGCCACCATGGTCCAGGGCACGATCATGCAGAAGGGCGTGCAGACCCTGGTCCGGAATCTGGAGTCATATAATCTCTGCAAGCAGGATTCCATAGGGACTTCCATTTTTCCCCTCGAACCGCGCGAAAAAAAACGCCTGCCGAAGATTATTGCCAATCTTGAAAGCGGCAGGGAAACCTGCCATCTGGTGCATGCCGGTGAAGGGGTGGACGATTCATCGCGCCAGGAATTGTATGACCTGCGTGACGCTGGTCTTCTGCGAAAGGAACTTGTGATTATCCACGGCACAGCCTTTGGCCCCGCTGAATTCAAGTTAATGGCAGATGCCGGGGTGAATCTGGTCTGGTCACCCAGAAGTAATCTTGAACTATACAACACTGCCACTCGTGCGGACCAGGCAGACAAGGCAGGTATTACCCTGGCCCTTGCGCCGGACTGGAGCGTGACAGGCAGTGACAATATCCTCGAAGAACTGCATTGCGCTGCCAAGGTCAATACCGAGCTGTTCCAGAACTATTTCAAGCCCAGAGACCTGTTCCGCATGATCACGATCAATCCGGCCAGGATGTTCGGTTTCGGGGAATACCTCGGCAGTCTGGAAGCGGGAAAAGAAGCGGACCTGGCAATCATCAGATCAATCCAGAAAGACCCTTACCAGAACCTTTTGTCTGCAGAAATCACTGATGTTTTACTGGTCGTCATCCACGGTGAACCGTATTATGGACTGAGCGAGTGGATGGAAAAACTTGGAAAAACCGCTGACTATGAGACGCTTGAAGTTAGAAACAATACCCGGGCTATGGACATAACCGAGAAGATCGATGTACCGGAAGCCGGCATGAAGCTGATTGAGCTGAACACGAACCTGAAATCGGTGATCCCTGACCTGAATCCTTTAGCCGAAGGTGTGCTTTTACCGCTGTCCCAGACTTTGGCAATCTCAACGATCGAGGCTCTGGATACTGTTTCAGTGATTCTAGACACAGAGGAAGCGGACGCTCTTTCTGACGAGTAA